A stretch of Deinococcus misasensis DSM 22328 DNA encodes these proteins:
- a CDS encoding hydroxymethylglutaryl-CoA lyase, translating to MDDVQPIKYVECPRDAWQGLKHFVPTETKITYLNALLDAGFTHLDLGSFVSAKAVPQMRDTEDVLSGLPDPAGRDYLCIVANQKGMERAMLQPKVTSVGFPLSISETFQKRNANQSLQEAWALVEQLKAQTDAAHKNLVVYLSMGFGNPYGDPWSPDRVQDALLRLRDLGVDQVALADTVGTATPEQIAQVCRFLESGLYSHAPGLHLHARPEEALALVQAGLRSGIRWFEGAIGGFGGCPFAKDELVGNLPTEQIMGVLRPEFHLNQEILRLSQSIFCDP from the coding sequence ATGGATGATGTGCAACCCATCAAATATGTGGAATGCCCCAGGGATGCATGGCAGGGCCTCAAGCATTTTGTACCCACTGAAACCAAAATCACCTACTTGAATGCTTTGCTGGACGCCGGTTTCACCCATCTGGATCTGGGTTCTTTTGTCAGTGCAAAGGCTGTGCCCCAGATGCGTGACACCGAAGATGTGCTCTCTGGTTTGCCAGACCCTGCAGGCCGGGATTACCTCTGCATTGTTGCCAACCAGAAAGGCATGGAACGGGCCATGCTACAACCGAAAGTCACCAGTGTGGGGTTCCCCCTGTCCATCTCAGAAACCTTCCAGAAACGCAATGCCAACCAGAGCCTTCAAGAAGCATGGGCATTGGTTGAGCAACTCAAAGCCCAGACAGACGCAGCCCACAAAAATCTGGTGGTGTACCTGTCCATGGGTTTCGGCAACCCTTATGGTGATCCATGGAGCCCTGACAGGGTTCAAGATGCCCTTTTGCGTCTCAGGGATCTGGGGGTGGATCAGGTGGCTCTGGCAGACACTGTAGGGACAGCCACTCCGGAACAAATTGCACAGGTGTGCCGGTTTCTGGAAAGTGGTCTATACAGTCACGCACCCGGTTTACATTTGCATGCCAGACCTGAAGAAGCACTGGCTCTGGTGCAGGCTGGATTGCGTTCAGGAATCCGCTGGTTTGAAGGTGCCATAGGAGGTTTTGGCGGTTGTCCTTTTGCCAAAGATGAGTTGGTGGGCAACTTACCCACCGAGCAAATCATGGGTGTTTTGCGTCCAGAATTCCATCTGAATCAGGAGATCTTAAGACTCTCTCAAAGCATTTTCTGTGACCCATGA